A genome region from Anopheles stephensi strain Indian chromosome 2, UCI_ANSTEP_V1.0, whole genome shotgun sequence includes the following:
- the LOC118506240 gene encoding structural maintenance of chromosomes protein 5 translates to MSQSVVGKIASVSLKDFVTYDSVVLYPDEYLNIILGPNGTGKSAIVAGIVLGMGGNCKLLSRCDNIDSYIKNGKESATIRISIYRDRQRAVRWFSRSFNHDRVNTFEIDGEVVSQQAYLQQIRAFNIQVDNLCQFLPQDRVQDFTKMNPRELLINTQSSVCAPEVQEWFKELKEKRVLQKNCNEQGLEGAARVRELEARLQDLEQQLQTLRAREEFQQQIQVCQARKTWLEYEELFLLYTATQKDLKVAKKMNDDKEREYNQYKAEMEAIIARKQELEKSKAKQISIAQRCTEEIGSLEEKTERLEDSIGKQKRDLMDALAKADERKSELEEAKVVLAAFVQDCADTVTALGSEEQIRQKISGIDAKESKIRGENDLLMGRRQELNQKIESDLKPEMMSIERNIATIENVANAKLKILQTRFEGTYRAVLWLRDNQHLFQGKIYEPMILELNVPVLENVPFLENTIGVRDLIAFTCEHTEDMNLFLKKTREEMRIEGVNAIQSDPAEELHYKPRYPIGSLKRFGFHTYLIDMLEAPFPVLNGLCKLYGLQNIPVGGADSAKYVSSLPDEISVFFTPSHRFQVSKSRYTGEKSTRSDALQVKNLLNRSTDHALLAQKRQQLQRLVRECDKIRNHRGQIENNIKELQERCTELRQEKRELQEQLQKYQQTKMKVKRQEQKCTELTARLVNVDEERSKFERSCHTILEQLLEEQRRKIQALERYAAASREHDLLEQRIRLFEERNNDREANFRVLEDAYQSARKTLASVERKLADVKEKSSKKNSAARALTENKAPDKPDFPYKQEFAKLPATIEQLDAHLDELRVRFECLPQGNQQAADEYQQMKQLMEKLRSGVSSTEQKVASLEQDMSALHDRWFPEIQRVVQNINGKFAHFMSSMGFAGEIELIRQDERDYDEYGIRIYVKYRNEEKLSALDRKLQSGGERAVAIAIYTLSLQHMTQVPFRCVDEINQGMDPTNERKVFNMLVDETCREGQSQYFFVTPKLLPRLKYNDKMNVLIVHNGKYIENPDVFIANGNNSGRA, encoded by the exons aTGTCTCAATCGGTTGTGGGAAAGATAGCGTCCGTTTCGTTGAAAGATTTTGT CACGTACGATTCGGTTGTACTGTATCCGGATGAATATCTGAACATAATCCTCGGACCGAATGGAACGGGAAAATCTGCTATCGTGGCCGGGATCGTGCTCGGGATGGGTGGCAACTGCAAGCTGCTTTCCAGATGcgacaat ATCGACAGCTACATaaagaatggaaaagaaaGTGCCACTATTCGCATCTCGATTTACCGCGACCGGCAGCGTGCCGTCCGGTGGTTCAGCCGCTCGTTCAACCATGACCGTGTGAATACGTTCGAAATCGACGGCGAGGTGGTTTCCCAGCAAGCGTACCTACAGCAGATCCGAGCCTTCAACATCCAGGTAGACAATCTGTGCCAGTTCCTACCGCAGGACCGTGTACAGGACTTTACCAAGATGAATCCACGCGAACTGCTCATCAACACACAGTCCTCCGTCTGTGCGCCGGAAGTGCAGGAATGGTTTAAGGAGCTCAAAGAAAAGCGTGTGCTGCAGAAGAATTGTAACGAGCAGGGTTTGGAAGGGGCGGCCCGGGTACGAGAGCTGGAAGCGCGCCTGCAGGATCTAGAGCAACAGCTACAAACGTTGCGTGCACGGGAAGAGTTCCAGCAGCAGATACAGGTGTGCCAGGCCAGGAAGACGTGGCTCGAGTACGAGGAACTGTTTTTGCTGTACACGGCCACACAGAAGGATCTAAAGGTAGCTAAAAA AATGAACGACGACAAGGAACGGGAATACAATCAGTACAAAGCGGAAATGGAAGCAATTATAGCCCGCAAGCAAGAGCTGGAAAAATCTAAAGCTAAACAGATATCGATCGCCCAACGCTGCACGGAGGAGATCGGCAGTTTGGAGGAGAAAACGGAACGGCTAGAAGATAGCATCGGAAAGCAAAAGCGCGACCTGATGGACGCACTCGCGAAGGCGGACGAACGAAAATCTGAGCTAGAGGAAGCCAAGGTCGTTCTTGCCGCGTTCGTGCAGGATTGTGCCGACACCGTAACCGCGCTCGGGTCGGAAGAACAAATCCGTCAGAAGATTTCCGGCATCGATgcgaaggaaagcaaaatccGGGGTGAAAACGATCTGCTCATGGGTCGGCGCCAGGAGTTGAATCAAAAGATCGAAAGCGATCTCAAGCCGGAGATGATGAGCATCGAGCGTAACATCGCGACGATCGAAAACGTAGCTAACGCGAAGCTGAAGATCCTGCAGACACGCTTCGAAGGCACGTACAGGGCTGTGCTTTGGTTGCGCGACAATCAGCACCTGTTCCAGGGCAAAATCTACGAACCGATGATACTGGAGCTGAACGTACCGGTGCTGGAGAATGTTCCGTTTCTGGAGAACACGATCGGGGTGCGTGATTTGATTGCGTTTACGTGCGAACACACGGAGGATATGAACCTATTTCTGAAGAAAACCCGGGAAGAGATGCGCATCGAGGGTGTGAATGCGATCCAGAGCGATCCGGCCGAGGAGTTGCACTATAAGCCACGGTACCCGATCGGTAGCTTGAAGCGATTCGGCTTTCACACCTATCTGATCGATATGCTGGAGGCACCGTTTCCGGTGTTGAACGGGCTGTGTAAGCTTTACGGGCTGCAGAACATTCCCGTCGGTGGAGCCGACTCGGCCAAGTACGTGTCTTCGCTGCCGGATGAGATTTCGGTTTTCTTCACACCGTCCCACCGGTTCCAGGTGTCGAAATCACGCTATACCGGGGAAAAATCGACCCGTAGCGATGCATTGCAGGTGAAGAATCTACTAAACCGATCGACCGATCATGCACTTCTCGCTCAGAAGCGTCAGCAGTTGCAGCGCTTGGTGCGGGAGTGTGACAAGATCCGTAACCATCGGGGACAGATTGAGAACAACATTAAGGAGCTGCAGGAACGGTGTACGGAGCTGCGCCAGGAGAAGCGCGAGCTGCAGGAACAGTTGCAAAAGTACCAGCAGACCAAGATGAAAGTGAAGCGACAGGAGCAAAAGTGTACGGAGCTCACCGCTCGGCTGGTAAACGTGGACGAGGAACGGTCCAAGTTTGAACGATCATGCCACACCATCCTTGAGCAGCTGCTGGAAGAACAGCGGCGCAAGATACAGGCGCTAGAACGCTACGCAGCGGCGAGCCGGGAGCACGATCTGCTGGAGCAACGCATCCGGCTGTTCGAGGAGCGAAACAACGATCGGGAAGCAAACTTCCGCGTGCTGGAGGACGCGTACCAATCGGCCCGGAAAACGCTCGCCAGCGTGGAGAGGAAGCTGGCCGACGTTAAGGAGAAATCGTCGAAGAAGAACAGTGCCGCCCGTGCGCTGACCGAAAACAAAGCACCGGATAAGCCGGATTTCCCGTACAAGCAAGAGTTTGCCAAACTGCCGGCCACGATCGAGCAGCTCGATGCGCATCTGGACGAGCTGCGGGTACGGTTCGAGTGTTTGCCGCAAGGAAACCAACAGGCGGCCGATGAGTACCAACAGATGAAGCAGCTGATGGAAAAGCTACGGTCCGGTGTTAGCAGTACGGAGcagaaggtggcttccctggAGCAGGACATGTCCGCGCTGCACGACCGCTGGTTCCCGGAGATACAGCGCGTGGTACAGAACATCAACGGGAAGTTTGCGCACTTTATGAGCTCGATGGGATTTGCCGGTGAAATCGAGCTGATACGGCAGGACGAG CGCGATTACGACGAGTATGGCATCCGCATCTACGTGAAGTACCGCAACGAAGAGAAGCTGAGCGCCCTCGATCGTAAGCTTCAGTCGGGCGGCGAACGAGCGGTCGCCATTGCGATCTACACACTGTCGCTGCAGCACATGACCCAGGTACCGTTCCGGTGTGTGGACGAAATCAACCAGGGAATGGATCCGACGAACGAACGGAAGGTGTTTAACATGCTGGTGGATGAAACGTGCCGCGAAGGTCAGTCGCAGTACTTCTTCGTGACGCCGAAGCTGCTTCCGCGGCTCAAGTACAACGACAAAATGAACGTGCTGATCGTGCACAACGGGAAGTACATTGAGAATCCGGACGTTTTCATCGCCAACGGCAACAACAGTGGACGGGCATGA